From the genome of Miscanthus floridulus cultivar M001 chromosome 10, ASM1932011v1, whole genome shotgun sequence, one region includes:
- the LOC136489981 gene encoding uncharacterized protein: MDCELSSVNKIVYESLKHLIIIFSIGSSDSRINIYTPNVASLRLEHFGGRTPIVEGIPSLLESSVKITGACRDRCTNANYFWTCDCESCDSSDSTANASINCVLLRGLSEAKSLVLKSASDVFIFKRDLRWCPVFTNLKTLLLNGYWYVPDDFHALACIFEHSRVLEKLTFELHNMWFKHKVEIILRVSSMKRSTAISEHLKIVKIKCEVVDHRVLKIMKFLCAFNICFSLDEMKTLE, encoded by the exons ATGGATTGTGAGTTGTCATCGGTCAACAAGATTGTGTACGAGTCCCTGAAACATCTTATCATCATTTTTTCCATAGGCAGCTCTGATTCTCGCATCAACATTTACACCCCAAATGTTGCCTCACTGCGCCTTGAGCATTTTGGAGGGAGGACTCCCATTGTTGAGGGGATCCcctcattacttgagtcatccgTCAAAATAACAGGGGCGTGTAGGGACCGCTGCACTAATGCAAATTACTTTTGGACTTGTGATTGTGAATCTTGTGATAGTTCTGATAGCACAGCTAATGCCAGTATCAACTGTGTGCTTCTAAGAGGTTTATCGGAGGCTAAGAGCTTGGTGTTGAAATCTGCATCTGACGTG TTTATTTTTAAAAGAGATTTGAGATGGTGCCCTGTGTTTACAAATCTAAAGACCTTGTTGCTGAATGGCTACTGGTATGTGCCTGATGATTTCCATGCACTAGCGTGCATTTTTGAACACTCACGTGTTCTAGAGAAGCTCACTTTTGAACTCCACAACATG TGGTTTAAACATAAAGTGGAAATCATACTACGTGTCAGTTCGATGAAGAGATCAACTGCAATTTCAGAACACCTTAAGATAGTCAAGATCAAGTGTGAAGTGGTTGACCATAGAGTTCTCAAGATTATGAAGTTCCTGTGTGCATTTAACATAT GTTTCAGCTTAGATGAAATGAAGACTTTGGAGTAG